A genomic region of Candidatus Delongbacteria bacterium contains the following coding sequences:
- a CDS encoding ATP-dependent DNA helicase, whose product NEGVNEGVNEGVNEGVNEVYKFISKNPGKRTPFISEQLDIPIKTLERWIKILKDRNVIEFIGIPKKGGYYKKTIDN is encoded by the coding sequence AAATGAGGGAGTAAATGAGGGAGTAAATGAGGGAGTAAATGAGGGAGTAAATGAGGTGTATAAATTTATTTCTAAAAATCCAGGTAAACGAACTCCATTTATATCAGAACAGCTTGATATTCCTATTAAGACTCTTGAACGATGGATTAAAATACTTAAAGATAGAAATGTAATAGAATTTATCGGTATCCCCAAAAAGGGTGGGTATTATAAAAAAACAATTGACAATTAA